One Burkholderia cepacia genomic window carries:
- a CDS encoding LysR substrate-binding domain-containing protein, translating into MNKSPNLDDLRVFSLVVRLTSFSAAAEQLAVSPAYVSKRIALLEAQLGTRLLHRSTRRVTVTEAGERVFARAEKILDDVDHLVEDVSTTRTVPRGTLRISSSFGFGRHIVAPALLDFTARYPQLNVRLDLFDRLVDVAGEGYDLDVRIGDEIADHLIARRLAANYRVLCASPDYLARRGTPRSLADLASHDCLAIKERDHPFGVWRLNVRGETATVKVGGALSTNHGEVAVQWALAGRGIVLRSIWEAAPLIERGALCRVLPDAIQPANIWAVYPERVAASAKVRVCVDFLADAFAHLNDTANDGVA; encoded by the coding sequence GTGAACAAATCGCCGAATCTCGACGACCTCCGGGTATTCAGCCTGGTCGTCCGCCTGACCAGCTTCAGCGCGGCCGCCGAGCAGCTCGCGGTGTCGCCCGCCTATGTCAGCAAGCGCATCGCGTTGCTCGAGGCGCAGCTCGGCACGCGCCTGCTGCATCGCTCGACCCGCCGCGTGACGGTCACGGAAGCCGGCGAGCGCGTGTTCGCGCGCGCCGAGAAGATTCTCGACGACGTCGATCATCTCGTCGAGGACGTGTCGACCACGCGTACGGTGCCGCGCGGCACGCTGCGCATTTCGAGCAGCTTCGGGTTCGGCCGGCACATCGTCGCGCCGGCGCTGCTCGACTTCACCGCGCGCTATCCGCAGCTGAACGTGCGGCTCGACCTGTTCGACCGGCTCGTCGACGTCGCGGGCGAAGGCTACGACCTCGACGTGCGCATCGGCGACGAGATTGCCGATCACCTGATCGCGCGCCGCCTCGCCGCGAACTACCGCGTGCTGTGTGCGTCGCCCGACTATCTCGCCCGGCGCGGTACACCGCGCTCGCTCGCGGATCTCGCCTCGCACGACTGTCTTGCCATCAAGGAGCGCGATCACCCGTTCGGCGTGTGGCGGCTGAACGTGCGCGGCGAAACGGCCACGGTGAAGGTGGGTGGCGCGCTGTCGACGAACCATGGCGAGGTAGCCGTGCAATGGGCGCTGGCCGGGCGCGGCATCGTGCTGCGTTCGATCTGGGAAGCCGCGCCGCTGATCGAACGCGGTGCACTGTGTCGCGTGCTGCCGGACGCGATCCAGCCCGCGAACATCTGGGCCGTGTATCCGGAGCGCGTTGCGGCGTCGGCCAAAGTGCGCGTGTGCGTCGACTTTCTCGCGGATGCGTTCGCGCATCTGAACGACACGGCGAACGACGGCGTCGCGTGA
- a CDS encoding GNAT family N-acetyltransferase → MPHSEPARRTRSYAAYAKQLDERVVLRRFDPRVDSYESLTALLQRAFAPLGALGFPYPAAGRSAAGTRERTLAGECFVALGNAHLVATVTMRLSDPDSPCDPYRSRRVVTIRELAVDPVWQDRGIGRSLLAFAEQWSASHRASHLALDVPQEAGRLVAFCVGEGFRPIDVMRFAGRGYDSAVLCKPVGPTNGAAAMRGAVAIRPNRRQAASS, encoded by the coding sequence ATGCCGCATTCCGAACCCGCACGCCGCACCCGTAGCTACGCCGCTTACGCGAAGCAGCTCGACGAGCGCGTCGTGCTGAGACGTTTCGATCCGCGCGTGGACTCGTACGAGTCGCTGACCGCGCTGCTGCAGCGTGCCTTCGCACCGCTCGGCGCACTGGGCTTTCCATACCCGGCCGCCGGCCGTTCCGCCGCCGGAACACGCGAGCGCACGCTCGCCGGCGAGTGCTTCGTTGCGCTCGGCAACGCGCACCTGGTCGCGACGGTGACGATGCGCCTGTCCGATCCCGATTCGCCGTGCGATCCGTATCGCAGCCGCCGGGTCGTGACGATCCGCGAGCTCGCGGTCGATCCGGTCTGGCAGGATCGCGGCATCGGCCGATCGCTGCTCGCGTTCGCCGAGCAGTGGAGCGCGTCGCACCGGGCCAGCCATCTCGCGCTCGATGTGCCGCAAGAGGCCGGCCGGCTCGTCGCGTTCTGCGTCGGCGAAGGCTTCCGGCCGATCGACGTCATGCGCTTCGCGGGCCGCGGCTATGACAGCGCCGTGCTCTGCAAGCCGGTCGGCCCGACGAACGGCGCAGCCGCGATGCGCGGCGCCGTCGCGATTCGCCCCAATCGCCGCCAAGCGGCTTCATCATGA
- the tdh gene encoding L-threonine 3-dehydrogenase yields the protein MKALAKLERGPGLTLTRVKRPEVGHNDVLIKIRRTAICGTDIHIWKWDDWAQKTIPVPMHVGHEYVGEIVEMGQEVRGFAIGDRVSGEGHITCGFCRNCRAGRRHLCRNTVGVGVNREGAFAEYLAIPAFNAFKIPPEISDDLASIFDPFGNATHTALSFNLVGEDVLITGAGPIGIMAVAIAKHVGARNVVITDINDYRLELARKMGATRAVNVARESLRDVMTDLHMTEGFDVGLEMSGVPSAFTSMLEAMNHGGKVALLGIPPAQTAIDWNQVIFKGLEIKGIYGREMFETWYKMVAMLQSGLDLSPIITHRFAADDFEKGFAAMLSGESGKVILDWTA from the coding sequence ATGAAAGCACTGGCAAAACTCGAACGCGGCCCCGGCCTCACGCTCACGCGCGTGAAGCGTCCGGAAGTCGGCCACAACGACGTGCTGATCAAGATCCGTCGCACGGCGATCTGCGGCACCGACATCCATATCTGGAAGTGGGACGACTGGGCGCAGAAGACGATTCCCGTACCGATGCACGTCGGTCACGAATATGTCGGCGAGATCGTCGAGATGGGGCAGGAGGTGCGCGGTTTCGCGATCGGCGATCGCGTGTCCGGCGAAGGCCACATCACGTGCGGCTTCTGCCGTAACTGTCGCGCTGGGCGCCGGCATCTGTGCCGGAACACGGTTGGCGTCGGCGTGAACCGCGAAGGCGCGTTCGCCGAGTATCTGGCGATCCCGGCATTCAACGCGTTCAAGATCCCGCCCGAGATTTCCGACGATCTCGCGTCGATCTTCGATCCGTTCGGCAACGCGACGCACACGGCACTGTCGTTCAACCTCGTCGGCGAAGACGTGCTGATCACCGGCGCGGGCCCGATCGGCATCATGGCCGTGGCGATCGCGAAGCATGTCGGCGCGCGCAACGTCGTCATCACCGACATCAACGACTACCGGCTGGAACTCGCGCGCAAGATGGGCGCGACGCGCGCGGTCAACGTCGCACGCGAGTCGTTGCGCGACGTGATGACCGACCTGCACATGACCGAAGGCTTCGACGTCGGCCTCGAAATGTCGGGTGTGCCGAGCGCGTTCACGAGCATGCTCGAGGCGATGAACCACGGCGGCAAGGTCGCGCTGCTCGGCATTCCGCCCGCGCAGACGGCGATCGACTGGAACCAGGTGATCTTCAAGGGGCTCGAGATCAAGGGCATCTATGGCCGCGAGATGTTCGAGACCTGGTACAAGATGGTCGCGATGCTGCAGAGCGGCCTCGACCTGTCGCCGATCATCACGCATCGCTTCGCGGCCGACGATTTCGAGAAAGGCTTCGCCGCGATGCTGTCCGGCGAGAGCGGCAAGGTGATTCTCGACTGGACGGCCTGA
- a CDS encoding tartrate dehydrogenase encodes MSDRTYRIAVIPGDGIGREVMPEGLRALDAVTARFGIRFDFVRIDWASCDYYTQHGQMMPDDWKAQLSGMDAILFGAVGWPATVPDHVSLWGSLLKFRREFDQYINLRPARLFDGVPSPLAGRRAGDIDFMIVRENTEGEYSSVGGTMFEGTDREIVMQQSIFTRHGTERVLKFAFELAQRRAKRLTVATKSNGIAISMPWWDARTAEMAERYPDIAVDKQHIDILCARFVLQPDRFDVVVASNLFGDILSDLGPACTGTIGIAPSANLNPDRAFPSLFEPVHGSAPDITGQYIANPVAMIWSAALMLDFLGNGAGREREAHDAIVAAIEDVLRTGPHTRDLGGNAGTQEVGEAIATRIAG; translated from the coding sequence ATGAGCGACAGGACCTACAGAATTGCCGTGATTCCCGGCGACGGCATCGGCCGTGAAGTGATGCCCGAGGGCCTGCGCGCACTCGATGCCGTGACCGCGCGCTTCGGCATCCGCTTCGACTTCGTCCGCATCGACTGGGCGAGCTGCGACTACTACACGCAGCACGGCCAGATGATGCCGGACGACTGGAAGGCGCAGTTGTCGGGCATGGACGCGATCCTGTTCGGCGCGGTCGGCTGGCCTGCGACGGTGCCCGATCACGTGTCGCTGTGGGGCTCGCTGCTGAAGTTCCGCCGCGAATTCGACCAGTACATCAACCTGCGGCCCGCGCGCCTGTTCGACGGCGTGCCGTCGCCGCTCGCCGGCCGCCGCGCGGGCGACATCGACTTCATGATCGTGCGCGAGAACACCGAGGGCGAGTATTCGTCGGTCGGCGGCACGATGTTCGAAGGCACCGATCGCGAGATCGTGATGCAGCAGTCGATCTTCACGCGCCACGGCACCGAGCGCGTGCTGAAATTCGCGTTCGAACTCGCGCAGCGGCGCGCGAAGCGCCTCACCGTCGCGACGAAGAGCAACGGCATCGCGATCAGCATGCCGTGGTGGGACGCACGCACGGCCGAGATGGCCGAACGCTATCCCGACATCGCCGTCGACAAGCAGCACATCGACATCCTGTGCGCGCGTTTCGTGCTGCAGCCTGACCGCTTCGACGTCGTCGTCGCGTCGAACCTGTTCGGCGACATCCTGTCGGATCTCGGGCCCGCCTGTACGGGCACGATCGGCATCGCGCCGTCGGCGAACCTGAACCCCGACCGCGCGTTTCCGTCGCTGTTCGAACCCGTGCACGGCTCTGCACCCGACATCACGGGGCAATACATCGCGAACCCGGTCGCGATGATCTGGTCGGCGGCCCTGATGCTCGACTTCCTCGGCAACGGCGCGGGCCGCGAACGCGAGGCGCACGATGCGATCGTCGCCGCGATCGAGGACGTGCTGCGCACGGGGCCGCATACGCGCGATCTCGGCGGCAACGCGGGGACACAGGAAGTGGGCGAAGCGATCGCGACGCGGATTGCGGGATGA
- the kdpA gene encoding potassium-transporting ATPase subunit KdpA yields the protein MQGGGAGLGGSVIGNAWTQVGVFLFVLTFLVKPLGTAIARIALGDLPGPLRRVAVVERAIYRLSGVAPDEEMDWKRYAVALVAFNALGAAALYLLQRIQVWLPLNPQHLPNVEPGLAFNTAVSFATNTSWQAYAGETTLSHLTQMLGIGVQAFLSAASGMVVMLALIRGLVRRGSKTIGNVWIDLTRMTLYVLVPLAALFAAAFIGQGVVQNFAPNRDVAIVQPHSSTPAATLTLPMGPVASQESIKLMSGDGGGFFNANSAHPYENPTPFANFLQMLAMLIIPAALCHTFGTMIQDRRQGWTIYAAMLTLFVAAAAMVIRAEQAAGPALSAPGIDTVASASQPGGNMEGKETRFGIVSSALYATVSTSSGDGAVDAMHDSFTPLGGLVPMALMQTGEVVFGGPGSGLYSMLMVVLLAVFVAGLMIGRAPEYVGKKIEAYEMKMVSIAILATPAIVLVGTAIAAVTPAGVAGLGNPGAHGFSEMLYAFSSAANNNGSAFAGLSANTAFYNTSLAAAMWFGRFTVIVPVLAIAGSLAAKQRRAAGAGTLPTHGPLFVCMLLSTVVLVTLLTFLPALALGPIAEHLAMTAGR from the coding sequence ATGCAGGGCGGCGGCGCCGGCCTGGGAGGCAGCGTGATCGGCAATGCCTGGACACAGGTCGGCGTGTTCCTGTTTGTTCTCACCTTTCTGGTCAAACCGCTCGGGACAGCCATCGCCCGTATCGCGCTCGGCGACCTGCCGGGGCCGCTGCGGCGCGTCGCCGTCGTCGAACGCGCGATTTACCGGCTGTCGGGCGTCGCCCCCGACGAGGAAATGGACTGGAAGCGCTATGCGGTCGCGCTCGTCGCGTTCAACGCGCTCGGCGCGGCTGCGCTTTACCTGCTGCAGCGCATCCAGGTCTGGCTGCCGCTCAATCCGCAGCACTTGCCGAACGTCGAACCGGGGCTCGCATTCAACACGGCCGTCAGCTTCGCGACGAATACGAGCTGGCAGGCGTATGCGGGCGAGACGACGCTCAGCCACCTGACGCAGATGCTCGGCATCGGCGTGCAGGCGTTCCTGTCGGCGGCGAGCGGGATGGTCGTCATGCTCGCGCTGATTCGTGGGCTCGTGCGCCGGGGCAGCAAAACGATCGGCAATGTCTGGATCGACCTGACGCGCATGACGCTCTACGTGCTGGTTCCGCTGGCGGCCCTGTTCGCGGCGGCGTTCATCGGGCAGGGTGTGGTGCAGAATTTCGCGCCGAATCGCGACGTTGCGATCGTGCAGCCGCACTCGTCGACGCCCGCCGCCACGCTGACGCTGCCGATGGGGCCCGTCGCGTCGCAGGAATCGATCAAGCTGATGAGCGGCGACGGCGGCGGATTCTTCAACGCGAATTCGGCGCATCCGTACGAGAACCCGACACCGTTCGCGAATTTCCTGCAGATGCTGGCGATGCTGATCATTCCGGCCGCGCTCTGCCACACGTTCGGCACGATGATTCAGGACCGCCGGCAGGGGTGGACGATCTACGCCGCGATGCTGACGCTGTTCGTCGCCGCCGCCGCGATGGTGATCCGGGCGGAGCAGGCTGCCGGTCCGGCGCTGAGTGCGCCCGGCATCGACACGGTCGCGTCGGCGAGCCAGCCGGGCGGCAACATGGAAGGGAAGGAGACGCGCTTCGGGATCGTGTCGTCGGCGCTGTACGCGACGGTGTCGACGAGCAGCGGCGACGGCGCGGTCGATGCGATGCACGATTCGTTCACGCCGCTCGGGGGCCTCGTGCCGATGGCGCTGATGCAGACCGGCGAAGTCGTGTTCGGCGGCCCCGGTTCCGGCCTGTACAGCATGCTGATGGTGGTGCTGCTCGCGGTGTTCGTCGCCGGGCTGATGATCGGGCGCGCCCCCGAATACGTCGGCAAGAAGATCGAAGCGTACGAAATGAAGATGGTGTCGATCGCGATTCTCGCGACGCCGGCGATCGTGCTGGTCGGCACCGCAATCGCGGCCGTGACGCCGGCCGGCGTCGCCGGACTCGGCAATCCGGGCGCGCACGGCTTCAGCGAGATGCTCTACGCGTTCTCGTCCGCCGCGAACAACAACGGCAGCGCGTTTGCGGGCCTGTCGGCAAACACGGCGTTCTACAACACGTCACTGGCTGCCGCGATGTGGTTCGGCCGCTTCACGGTCATCGTGCCGGTGCTGGCGATCGCAGGCTCCCTCGCGGCCAAGCAGCGACGCGCGGCCGGCGCCGGCACGCTGCCGACGCACGGGCCGCTGTTCGTCTGCATGCTGCTCTCGACCGTGGTGCTGGTCACGCTGCTGACGTTCCTGCCGGCGCTCGCGCTCGGCCCGATCGCCGAGCATCTTGCGATGACGGCCGGCCGGTGA
- a CDS encoding DUF1348 family protein: MSESAEVRPPVPPFTLETARQKVRAAEDAWNTRDPQRVSLAYTPQSRWRNRAEFVTGRDEIVGLLQRKWARELDYRLIKELWAFDGNRIAVRFAYEWHDDAGNWFRSYGNENWEFDENGLMAHRHASINDLPIREADRLFHWPLGRRPDDHPGLSDLGL; this comes from the coding sequence ATGTCTGAATCAGCCGAAGTCCGCCCGCCCGTTCCGCCCTTCACGCTCGAAACGGCGCGCCAGAAAGTGCGCGCCGCCGAGGACGCGTGGAACACGCGCGACCCGCAGCGCGTGTCGCTCGCCTATACGCCGCAAAGCCGATGGCGCAATCGTGCGGAATTCGTGACCGGCCGCGACGAGATCGTCGGGCTGCTGCAGCGCAAGTGGGCGCGCGAGCTCGACTACCGGCTGATCAAGGAGCTGTGGGCATTCGACGGCAATCGCATCGCGGTGCGCTTTGCGTACGAATGGCATGACGATGCCGGCAACTGGTTCCGTTCGTACGGCAACGAAAACTGGGAGTTCGACGAAAACGGGCTGATGGCGCATCGTCACGCGAGTATCAACGACCTGCCGATTCGCGAAGCGGACCGGCTCTTTCACTGGCCGCTCGGTCGTCGTCCGGACGATCATCCCGGGCTGTCCGATCTCGGCCTGTAA
- a CDS encoding tyrosine-type recombinase/integrase has product MSLPSPTHTPLPTVEKDLFDRHASDWIVSPEAAFDAWLAMQDYRRSSADVYRAQWGAFLTWLRTHQKNLASVDTASIAHFVGELPIRKTQRMRYLRLIERVLDHIRRTEYASTNPARFIAQDGEANWRKARDNEPTGFLTPAERATLLTYLFSPIGVSGSAYWKERRDRALVAAFLGAGIKTGEARVLTISCINTAGTSLQIPSTHPDFARETHVASFAIALLEAWLTERKRQDIPGDLIFPASHAGRPMHKATMLRAIDAIVEAADIATSRTARASPQTLRNTYAAELFENDVPPERVGKWLGFMRPISSNRLHRAWKNWRDSLIEGEVPSEPESH; this is encoded by the coding sequence ATGTCCCTTCCTTCGCCCACGCACACGCCATTGCCAACGGTAGAAAAGGATTTGTTCGACCGTCACGCATCGGACTGGATCGTCTCGCCCGAAGCCGCATTCGATGCATGGCTCGCCATGCAGGACTATCGTCGCTCATCGGCCGACGTCTATCGCGCGCAATGGGGCGCGTTTCTCACGTGGCTGCGTACGCACCAGAAGAATCTCGCATCGGTCGACACCGCATCGATCGCCCACTTCGTCGGCGAACTCCCGATCCGGAAAACCCAGCGAATGCGCTATCTGCGGCTGATCGAGCGTGTGCTCGACCATATCCGGCGTACCGAATACGCGTCGACCAACCCGGCCCGGTTCATTGCTCAGGATGGCGAAGCGAACTGGCGCAAGGCGCGCGACAACGAACCTACCGGTTTCCTCACGCCGGCCGAGCGCGCGACGTTGCTCACGTACCTGTTTTCGCCGATCGGCGTATCCGGTTCCGCGTACTGGAAAGAGCGGCGCGACCGCGCGCTCGTCGCCGCGTTTCTCGGCGCCGGCATTAAAACCGGTGAAGCGCGCGTACTTACGATTAGTTGCATCAATACGGCTGGAACGTCGCTGCAGATCCCGTCGACACATCCCGATTTCGCACGGGAAACGCACGTGGCGTCGTTCGCGATCGCCCTGCTCGAAGCGTGGCTCACCGAACGCAAGCGCCAGGACATACCGGGCGACCTCATCTTTCCGGCATCGCACGCGGGACGCCCGATGCACAAGGCGACGATGCTGCGCGCCATCGACGCGATCGTCGAAGCGGCAGACATCGCGACGTCGCGCACCGCGCGCGCAAGCCCGCAGACTTTGCGCAACACCTATGCCGCGGAATTGTTCGAGAACGACGTGCCGCCCGAACGAGTCGGCAAATGGCTGGGCTTCATGCGACCGATCTCGTCGAACCGCCTGCATCGCGCATGGAAGAACTGGCGTGACAGCTTGATCGAGGGTGAGGTGCCGTCCGAGCCCGAATCTCACTGA
- a CDS encoding TetR/AcrR family transcriptional regulator, with protein MTSYEPQPGEPGVRDRLLDAAEALIYSGGIHATGVDAIVKRSGAARKSFYSHFESKEALVVAALERRDERWMRWFVDATLARGNAPRSQLLGMFDVLRDWFAQPDFHGCAFLNASGEIPDADDPVRVVARAHKARLLAFVRERLDALADDAGIERRGLARIARQWLVLIDGAIGVALVSGDANAARDARATAELLLDAVSRPSR; from the coding sequence ATGACCTCATACGAACCTCAGCCCGGGGAACCGGGCGTTCGCGACCGGCTGCTCGATGCAGCCGAAGCGCTGATCTACTCGGGCGGCATTCATGCAACCGGTGTCGATGCGATCGTCAAGCGATCCGGCGCGGCGCGAAAGAGCTTTTATTCGCATTTCGAATCGAAAGAGGCGCTGGTGGTGGCCGCGCTCGAACGTCGCGACGAGCGCTGGATGCGCTGGTTCGTCGACGCGACGCTGGCGCGCGGCAACGCACCGCGCTCGCAGTTGCTCGGCATGTTCGACGTGCTGCGCGACTGGTTCGCGCAACCCGACTTTCACGGCTGTGCGTTCCTCAACGCATCGGGCGAGATTCCCGATGCCGACGATCCGGTGCGCGTCGTCGCACGGGCGCACAAGGCGCGCTTGCTGGCGTTCGTGCGCGAACGGCTCGACGCGCTGGCCGACGACGCGGGGATCGAGCGCCGCGGGCTTGCGCGCATTGCGCGTCAGTGGCTCGTGCTGATCGACGGCGCAATCGGCGTGGCGCTCGTCAGTGGCGATGCAAACGCCGCGCGCGATGCGCGCGCGACGGCCGAACTGCTGCTCGACGCCGTGTCGCGGCCGTCGAGGTAG
- a CDS encoding DNA-binding protein has translation MTLDEMRQVIREELESLRAAGARRQELSLHACKRLFFDLGIRPSAANVRDLTQTGSASDIPKDIDHFWERIRSASKVRLEGAAIPKAVEEKAGALLGALYEEALKAARDSLDGDREQVRTDVAQAEQRLRDAAIRQETLEAAIARSETRNEQLQARVTELEVQLASQSTHGSANEATLLTTVNRLEKDLAAATGRVDAEQTQNAALRDRIDALQAELQQRTEHYAQQIKDAVAEAERRVKPMLVELDSLRSTASTYQNGLRDVQRKEFDFLQQLSAAKARADRLEEQLRSQSDELAAATREMNTLRASRGMNPEIAALIRRLADAGKLDADAFTVIGTALDSDIPVPNQCPHCDGEPELSHTDEGFEVSCPECEYASGSWPSRFEAVTRFGSN, from the coding sequence ATGACCCTGGACGAGATGCGTCAAGTCATCCGAGAAGAGCTGGAATCGTTGCGCGCTGCCGGCGCACGACGGCAGGAATTGTCGCTGCACGCGTGCAAGCGGCTATTTTTTGATCTTGGCATCCGGCCGTCGGCTGCCAACGTCCGCGATCTCACCCAGACCGGCAGCGCCAGCGATATCCCGAAAGACATCGACCATTTCTGGGAGCGGATCCGCTCGGCATCGAAGGTTCGTCTGGAAGGCGCCGCGATTCCGAAAGCCGTCGAGGAAAAAGCCGGCGCGTTGCTCGGAGCACTCTATGAAGAAGCGTTGAAAGCCGCTCGAGACAGTCTCGATGGCGACCGCGAACAGGTGCGCACCGACGTCGCGCAGGCCGAACAGCGGCTGCGCGACGCAGCCATCCGCCAGGAGACGCTCGAAGCGGCCATCGCACGCAGCGAAACCCGCAACGAACAGCTTCAGGCGCGGGTGACCGAGCTCGAAGTTCAACTGGCGTCCCAAAGCACCCACGGTTCGGCAAACGAGGCCACGCTGCTCACCACAGTCAACCGCCTGGAAAAGGATCTGGCCGCGGCCACCGGCCGCGTGGATGCCGAACAGACGCAGAACGCTGCGTTGCGCGACCGTATCGATGCGCTTCAAGCAGAACTGCAGCAGCGCACCGAGCACTACGCGCAGCAAATCAAGGATGCGGTGGCCGAAGCCGAACGCCGCGTCAAGCCGATGCTGGTCGAGCTGGATTCGTTGCGCAGCACGGCGTCGACCTACCAGAACGGCTTACGCGACGTTCAGCGCAAGGAATTCGATTTCCTCCAGCAATTGAGTGCGGCCAAGGCGCGTGCCGACCGGCTCGAAGAACAGTTGCGCAGCCAGAGCGACGAATTGGCCGCGGCGACGCGCGAAATGAACACGCTGCGCGCGAGCCGCGGAATGAATCCGGAAATCGCCGCGCTGATCCGCCGCCTGGCCGATGCCGGCAAGCTCGACGCCGACGCATTCACAGTGATCGGCACGGCACTGGATTCCGATATCCCCGTGCCGAACCAGTGTCCGCACTGCGACGGCGAACCGGAGTTGTCGCACACGGATGAGGGTTTCGAGGTGTCGTGCCCGGAGTGCGAATACGCGTCAGGCTCGTGGCCCTCGCGCTTCGAAGCGGTCACCCGTTTTGGAAGCAATTGA
- a CDS encoding glycine C-acetyltransferase: protein MRDAFLAQVRGTLDQIRADGFYKTEREIASPQAAAVRLAGGAGVLNFCANNYLGLANDPRLIEAAKAGLDQDGFGMASVRFICGTQTVHKQLESALAAFLGTEDSILYSSCFDANGGLFETLLDENDAVISDELNHASIIDGIRLCKAKRFRYKNNDLSDLEAKLKEADAAGARHKLIATDGVFSMDGIIADLKGICDLADRYGALVMVDDSHAVGFIGTHGRGTPEHCGVEGRVDIITGTLGKALGGASGGYVAARREVVELLRQRSRPYLFSNTLTPSIAAASLKVLELLGSDEGAKLRERVRENGARFRKQMTEAGFTLVPGAHPIIPVMLGDAQLATNMADKLLGEGVYVIGFSFPVVPRGRARIRTQMSAAHTPEQIDQTVAAFVRVGKSLGVI, encoded by the coding sequence ATGCGTGATGCCTTTCTCGCCCAGGTGCGCGGGACGCTGGACCAGATCCGCGCGGACGGTTTTTACAAGACCGAGCGCGAGATCGCGAGTCCCCAGGCGGCAGCCGTGCGGCTCGCCGGCGGTGCCGGCGTGCTCAATTTCTGCGCGAACAACTACCTGGGCCTGGCGAACGATCCGCGCCTGATCGAGGCGGCGAAGGCCGGCCTCGACCAGGACGGCTTCGGCATGGCATCGGTGCGCTTCATCTGCGGCACGCAAACCGTGCACAAGCAACTGGAAAGCGCGCTGGCCGCCTTTCTCGGCACGGAGGACAGCATCCTCTATTCGAGCTGCTTCGATGCGAACGGCGGGCTGTTCGAGACGCTGCTCGACGAGAACGACGCGGTGATCAGCGACGAGCTGAACCACGCGAGCATCATCGACGGCATCCGCCTCTGCAAGGCGAAGCGGTTCCGCTACAAGAACAACGACCTGTCCGACCTCGAGGCGAAGCTGAAGGAAGCCGATGCGGCGGGCGCGCGCCACAAGCTGATCGCGACCGACGGCGTGTTCTCGATGGACGGCATCATCGCCGACCTGAAAGGCATCTGCGATCTCGCCGATCGCTACGGCGCGCTCGTGATGGTCGACGATTCGCATGCGGTCGGCTTCATCGGCACGCACGGCCGCGGCACGCCCGAGCATTGCGGCGTCGAAGGCCGCGTCGACATCATCACGGGGACGCTCGGCAAGGCGCTCGGCGGCGCATCGGGCGGCTATGTCGCCGCGCGTCGCGAAGTCGTCGAGCTGCTGCGCCAGCGCTCGCGCCCGTATCTCTTCTCGAACACGCTTACGCCGAGCATCGCCGCGGCATCGCTGAAGGTGCTGGAACTGCTCGGCAGCGACGAAGGCGCGAAGCTGCGCGAGCGCGTGCGCGAGAACGGCGCGCGGTTTCGCAAGCAGATGACCGAAGCCGGCTTCACGCTCGTGCCGGGCGCGCATCCGATCATCCCGGTGATGCTCGGCGATGCGCAGCTCGCGACGAACATGGCCGACAAGCTGCTCGGCGAAGGCGTCTACGTGATCGGCTTCTCGTTCCCCGTCGTGCCGCGCGGCCGCGCGCGCATCCGCACGCAGATGAGCGCCGCGCATACGCCTGAACAGATCGACCAGACGGTCGCCGCGTTCGTGCGCGTGGGCAAGTCGCTCGGCGTGATCTGA
- a CDS encoding DUF2471 family protein produces MTEEQDLAALSFKAAAHDLELIVRHIAGRYIRQRVPLTWRLLHAIEAEALADLGFASRHEAGMRQLFERPSDMTFPETDDPIDFGKSNALPAVFSFAVVAYEAAASKRDVQPPSVKTGRTTKGWRG; encoded by the coding sequence ATGACAGAAGAACAGGATTTGGCCGCGCTCAGCTTCAAGGCTGCCGCGCACGACCTCGAGCTGATCGTTCGCCATATCGCCGGGCGTTATATCCGCCAGCGCGTCCCGCTGACGTGGCGCCTGCTGCACGCGATCGAAGCCGAGGCGCTCGCCGATCTCGGCTTTGCCAGCCGGCACGAGGCCGGCATGCGTCAATTGTTCGAACGGCCGTCGGACATGACGTTTCCCGAAACGGACGATCCGATCGACTTCGGCAAGTCCAACGCGCTGCCGGCCGTATTCTCGTTCGCAGTCGTCGCGTATGAGGCCGCTGCAAGCAAGCGCGACGTGCAACCCCCGTCCGTCAAAACCGGGCGCACGACCAAGGGCTGGCGCGGCTGA